In Phyllopteryx taeniolatus isolate TA_2022b chromosome 1, UOR_Ptae_1.2, whole genome shotgun sequence, the following proteins share a genomic window:
- the LOC133465482 gene encoding NUAK family SNF1-like kinase 1 — MGRRDGDSRGAMNTGDRSELADVDAPEVKKHQHKHNLKHRYELLQTLGKGTYGKVKKAVDRASLGTVAIKTIRKEHITDNLDKIHIQREIEITSSLRHSHIIRFLEVFESRDKIVIVMEYASKGELYDYILEKRKLAETEARSIFRQITSAVHYCHKNGVVHRDLKLENILLDQHLNVKLADFGLSSQYQRGTLLQTFCGSPLYAAPEIVTGLPYQGPEVDCWALGVLLYALVYSSMPFDGASHSMLKEQICRGRYRRPNPPSDACALIDWLLTVRVDERATIEDVANHWWVNWGYDESVCDCPSSAHPDCPSPLLARYIDWQNRVVKSLAAEAGSPPPESNRHPPHPCYFSLPLRAERGGRARGGTSCVRKSRKENAIPQTTEGTCGGAAASALSSTSTAERKKPKSILKHQRSFDSVLLSPPKESPHQGTADPQLYQTHALGHTHAEVLSTTLPSPCTFRQPSSKMPKKGILKNPYEGESSCVSYSQRRESRADVKESDANKQQTFVPAAEGSPTMRTEAVRRRKGILKRNGKFSRSLDLPEERRSPPPSDRPSFPETLRHFLQAKTGADGHRSRPSSVVSEDSLFSSDSFDLLDLSTQSRRRVFSQGTRRSACSSEEDLRGGAGEGRESKW, encoded by the exons ATGGGCAGACGTGACGGGGACAGCAGAGGCGCCATGAACACCGGCGACCGCTCGGAGCTCGCAGACGTGGACGCGCCGGAGGTGAAGAAGCACCAGCACAAACACAACTTGAAGCACCGCTATGAGCTGCTGCAGACGCTGGGGAAGGGCACCTACGGCAAAGTGAAGAAGGCGGTGGACAGAGCAAGCCTGGGCACG GTGGCCATCAAGACAATCCGTAAAGAGCACATCACAGACAACCTCGACAAAATTCACATCCAGAGGGAGATCGAGATTACCTCCTCACTTAGGCACTCCCACATCATACGCTTCCTCGAAG TATTTGAGAGTCGCGATAAGATTGTGATCGTGATGGAGTACGCCAGCAAAGGAGAGCTATACGATTACATCCTGGAGAAGAGGAAACTTGCGGAAACAGAAGCCCGAAGCATCTTCAGACAAATCACATCGGCTGTCCACTACTGCCACAAg AATGGTGTAGTGCATCGAGACCTCAAGCTGGAGAACATCCTTCTGGATCAACATCTGAACGTCAAG CTGGCTGACTTTGGCCTTTCCAGTCAGTACCAGAGAGGCACTCTGCTGCAGACCTTCTGTGGAAGTCCGCTCTATGCTGCTCCAGAAATAGTGACTGGGCTGCCCTACCAGGGACCAGAG GTGGACTGCTGGGCGCTGGGTGTGTTGCTGTACGCGCTGGTGTACAGCAGTATGCCATTTGATGGAGCCAGTCACTCCATGCTTAAAGAGCAGATATGCCGAGGTCGCTATCGAAGACCCAACCCCCCCTCAG ACGCCTGCGCTCTTATCGACTGGTTGTTGacggtgcgtgtggatgagaggGCCACGATCGAGGATGTAGCCAATCACTGGTGGGTGAACTGGGGATACGACGAGAGCGTGTGTGACTGCCCTTCGTCGGCACACCCGGACTGTCCCTCCCCGCTGCTGGCTCGCTACATCGACTGGCAGAATCGGGTTGTCAAGAGTTTGGCTGCTGAAGCGGGGAGCCCGCCTCCAGAATCCAACCGTCACCCCCCTCATCCTTGTTATTTCAGCTTGCCTCTTCGGGCCGAGCGAGGAGGAAGAGCGCGAGGAGGAACGTCCTGCGTCAGAAAATCCCGCAAGGAGAACGCCATTCCCCAGACGACAGAAGGAACGTGTGGTGGGGCAGCAGCTTCTGCGCTGTCCTCCACCTCCACTGCTGAAAGAAAGAAACCCAAAAGTATTCTTAAACATCAGAGGAGTTTTGACTCAGTTTTGCTTAGCCCTCCCAAAGAAAGCCCCCACCAGGGTACCGCCGATCCCCAGCTTTATCAAACACATGCGCTTGGCCACACACATGCTGAGGTCCTGTCCACCACTCTTCCATCTCCCTGTACATTCAGACAGCCCTCCTCTAAAATGCCCAAGAAGGGGATACTTAAGAACCCATATGAAGGGGAGTCAAGTTGTGTCTCTTACTCACAACGCAGGGAGTCCAGAGCAGACGTCAAGGAGAGTGATGCGAACAAACAGCAGACCTTTGTCCCAGCAGCAGAGGGCAGTCCAACCATGCGCACGGAGGCAGTGAGAAGACGAAAGGGTATTCTTAAACGGAACGGCAAGTTCTCACGCAGCCTGGACCTTCCAGAGGAACGGCGCTCACCGCCGCCTTCTGATCGGCCGTCATTCCCGGAGACTCTGCGGCACTTCCTCCAGGCCAAAACGGGCGCCGACGGCCACCGAAGCCGCCCGTCCAGCGTGGTGAGCGAGGATAGCCTTTTCTCCAGCGACTCCTTCGACCTGCTGGACCTCAGCACTCAATCACGCCGCAGGGTTTTTTCTCAGGGGACGCGGCGCAGCGCATGTAGCTCAGAGGAGGATCTGAGAGGTGGAGCAGGGGAAGGACGAGAGTCCAAGTGGTGA